Genomic segment of Iocasia fonsfrigidae:
ATAGTATTTAGGGCATTAAAAAGAAAGTGGGGATTAATCTGAGCCTGAAGGGCTTTTAATTCCATCTCTGTTGTCAGTTGAGCCTGTTTCTCCAGATTAGAAATCTGTAACTGTGTGGACAAAAGCCTGGATATTCCCCTGGCCAGTTCTATATCTACCTCTGTAATACTATCTTCCTGGTCTTTATATAATTTAATTACCCCAATAACATCATTATTATGCTTTAAAGGGGCAATAACCGCTGATTTTAAGGTACAGTTTTTTACCGGACAACCCACTTCTTCTTTACTTGCAGCAACAGTCAACCTAGCTGTTTTCAGGACTTCTTTAGTAGCCCTAGTGATCATCGCCTCCCCTGCTTGATGATGGTCTTCTCCCATTCCACAATGGGCCAGTATCTTTTCCCGATCTGTTATTGAAACCGCATTAACCTCGGTTATTTTTAAAATAATTCTAGCTGTTTCCAGTGCTGAATCATAGTTTAACCCATCTCTTAGATAAGATATTGTTTGGTTAGCTATCTTTAAGGCCTTATATGACTGCAGAGCAAGTAACTCCTGCCTCTTTTTCTGATTGTTATGCAGAACATTAATAAATAACATTATCCCCAGGGCATTACTGGTAATCATCGGTAAGGCAATAATCTTTACCAATTCCACAGCTTCATAAAATGGTTGACTTAAATAAGCCACCAATAGCATCTCCAATGATTCAATAAGCACTCCTAATACAAAACTCTCCAGAAGGCTTATTTTATCATAGGACCTATAGTAATAAACCAGGCCTCCTATTAGACCTGCCAGGGTTGTTGATAAGGCACAGGCAACAGCAGTAAATCCACCCAGAAAATAACGGTGTAAACCCCCGATTAAGCCAGCTGAAAAACCAACCAGGGGACCACCGAGCAAGCCGCCAATAACAGCACCAATAGCCCTGATGTTAGCATAAGCACCATGGATATATATTCCTAGATAGGTCCCAGATAGGGATAACAAACCAAAGAAAACTATTAATAGTAATTTATATTTCTTCTGCAGACGGCGTGAAGTTAAACGGGAGAACAAAGAGGTTTCCATTACAAGCAGCCGGGCAGCAACTGCTACAACAGCCATACTCTTAATTAAATCAAATAATAATTGTGTCATAATATATCTCCAATACATTATTATATTTCTATGTTACTTAAAAAATTTTCACCGCCAGGGATTATATATCCCTTAACTCAACGGTAACACCACAGGCACTCCGTATTTAAACAAACCATACTAGAACAGTTTAAGGTTGCACCTTAACTTCGTTCAGGGATATATAATCCCCTATTTATATTTTTTCGAACACACACTTAAAGAATAATAAATTAATTTGTAATTGTCAATTAATAAGCAGTAAAACTCCCTTGTATCATTGTTATTTATCTTCAGATAATGTAAATTAACCTCGATTTTTAACTATTCAGCGGAAATTTATTATTTTATTTAAAAGTTGTTTTATAATAATCATATGTTAACAATAAATTTATAACTTCCATAAGTAGTTAACAAAATACTTTCAAGGAGGATAAATAAACTATGATATCTTTTATGACAGCATTACTGGTCTTAATTCTTGGTTACTGGATTTATGGTAAGATGGTCGAAAGGGTTTTTGGGGCTGACGCAAATCACAAAACCCCAGCATATCTCAAAGAAGACGCAGTAGATTATGTCCCATTAAGCTGGCCTAGGGTTTTTTTGATTCAATTGCTAAACATTGCCGGCCTTGGTCCTATTTTTGGGGCAATTGCTGGAGCATTATTTGGTCCAGCAGCATTTCTATGGATAGTATTGGGGTCTATCTTTGCCGGAGGTGTTCATGATTATCTATCAGGGATGTTATCTGTACGTAATGGAGGAGCCAGTATCTCAGAGATAGTAGGTGAATACTTAGGAGAAGGTGCCCGTAAATTCATGAGAGTCTTTTCCATTATCTTACTGGTTTTAGTTGGAACAGTTTTCATGACTGGTCCAGCTGGATTACTGGCTAATATGACGGGTTTCCACCTTAATTTCTGGTTAGCCATTATAATTGCCTATTACTTCCTGGCAACTGTTTTACCAGTAGATAAGATAATTGCCAAATTTTATCCTGTTTTAGGTGGTTCTTTATTGATTATGGCAGTTGGTATTGCTGGAGGATTAATTATCGGCGACTACAATATCCCTGAAATCACTTTAAGCAACCTTCATCCCCAGGGATTGCCTTTCTGGCCTTTATTATTTGTAACCATAGCCTGTGGAGCTATTAGTGGTTTTCATGCTACCCAATCACCTTTAATGGCTAGATGCTTACAAAATGAAAAACACGGTAGAAAAACCTTCTATGGTGCCATGATTGCCGAAGGTGTAATCGCCCTGATCTGGGCAGCAGCAGCTATGACATTATTTGGTAGTACTGAGGGCCTGGCAACTGCCATGGCCAATAATGGTGGAGCAGCCGGAATCGTAAAACTGGTCAGTGATAATATGTTAGGAGTCTTTGGCGGTATATTAGCTATGTTAGGTGTTAT
This window contains:
- a CDS encoding LytS/YhcK type 5TM receptor domain-containing protein; protein product: MTQLLFDLIKSMAVVAVAARLLVMETSLFSRLTSRRLQKKYKLLLIVFFGLLSLSGTYLGIYIHGAYANIRAIGAVIGGLLGGPLVGFSAGLIGGLHRYFLGGFTAVACALSTTLAGLIGGLVYYYRSYDKISLLESFVLGVLIESLEMLLVAYLSQPFYEAVELVKIIALPMITSNALGIMLFINVLHNNQKKRQELLALQSYKALKIANQTISYLRDGLNYDSALETARIILKITEVNAVSITDREKILAHCGMGEDHHQAGEAMITRATKEVLKTARLTVAASKEEVGCPVKNCTLKSAVIAPLKHNNDVIGVIKLYKDQEDSITEVDIELARGISRLLSTQLQISNLEKQAQLTTEMELKALQAQINPHFLFNALNTISSFCRTNPQAARGLLIKLAKFFRQTLKENKGSVTLQEELRSTSYYIEIEKARFGSKLEIEIEIADELLNCQMPPFVLQPVVENAIKHGFANKTDLGKITMTAERAEHNLLIYVQDNGAGIPAEYIKNILQPGYGQDCGIGISNANQRIQKICGTEYGIDIDSQVGQGTIVKIKLPLKVN
- a CDS encoding carbon starvation CstA family protein codes for the protein MISFMTALLVLILGYWIYGKMVERVFGADANHKTPAYLKEDAVDYVPLSWPRVFLIQLLNIAGLGPIFGAIAGALFGPAAFLWIVLGSIFAGGVHDYLSGMLSVRNGGASISEIVGEYLGEGARKFMRVFSIILLVLVGTVFMTGPAGLLANMTGFHLNFWLAIIIAYYFLATVLPVDKIIAKFYPVLGGSLLIMAVGIAGGLIIGDYNIPEITLSNLHPQGLPFWPLLFVTIACGAISGFHATQSPLMARCLQNEKHGRKTFYGAMIAEGVIALIWAAAAMTLFGSTEGLATAMANNGGAAGIVKLVSDNMLGVFGGILAMLGVIALPVSSGDTAFRSARLILADIFKLEQTNKANRFKLAIPMFIIGIILSQMDFSIIWRYFAWSNQTLAMIALWAGAAYLKLNKRFHWIASIPATFMTAVSISYIIIAPEGLGIQGPISSIIGILAALTALVTFLIKGGEKVQIDNKAA